The Vigna angularis cultivar LongXiaoDou No.4 chromosome 6, ASM1680809v1, whole genome shotgun sequence genome contains the following window.
GTTGGTCCTGCTTTTTTCTGCCTGGTGCTTGTGGTTTTGGGGTATGTTTCTTTTCTGAAGTGGCGTGgtttgaggaagaagaaaggtttTGGAACAGTGGGATGTTGTCCCAAAGAGTTTGGTTACAAGGAGGTGAAGTTGGCCACTAAGGGGTTTCATGCCTCAAGGGTAATTGGGAATGGGTCTTTTGGGACAGTGTACAAGGCTTTGTTTGAGTCTTCTGGGACAATAGCTGCAATCAAAAGGTCAAGACAGTACGATGGAAAAACTGAGTTTTTGGCAGAATTATCAATTATAGCTAGTTTGAGGCACAAGAATTTGGTTCAACTCCTAGGTTGGTGTGTTGAGAAGGGTGAGTTGTTGCTTGTGTATGAGTATATGCCAAATGGAAGCTTGGACAAGGTGCTTTACCAAGAATGTGAAGGTGGGAGTCCTAACCGTGTGTTGAGTTGGGTTCATAGGGTTAACATTGCTGTTGGGTTGGCGTCAGTTTTGAGTTATCTGCATCAGGAGTGTGAGCAGAGGGTGATTCACAGGGACATCAAAACAGGGAACATATTGCTAGATGGAAGCATGAATCCAAGATTGGGTGATTTTGGGTTGGCCAAGCTTATGGACCATGACAAGAGTCCTGTTTCAACACTAACTGCTGGGACAATGGGGTATCTTGCTCCTGAGTATCTTCAATGTGGAATGGCAACTGAGAAGACTGATGTGTTTAGCTATGGAGTGGTGGTGCTTGAGGTGGCTTGTGGGAGGAGGCCAATTGAGAGGGAGGGACAAAAGATGGTGAATTTGGTGGATTGGGTTTGGGGGTTGCATTCTCAAGGGAGGATCATTGAAGCTGCTGACAGAAGGCTAAATGGGGAGTTTAAGGAAGGAGAAATGAAGAAGCTTTTGCTCTTGGGATTGAGTTGTGCTAACCCTGACAGTGCTCAGAGGCCATCCATGAGAAGAGTGTTGCAGATTCTCAACAATGAAGGAGGGGTGTCTCTTGTGGTACCTAAAGAAAAACCAACACTTACTTTTTCTTCTGGCTTGCCTTTGAGTCTTGAAGACATTGTTTCTGATGCTGAGGAAGAGTTGAACTCTGGCCAGGTTGTGTGTGAGATTAAAATTGATTGAAGATGCTGAATTTCTTGTtgttagtattattatttttattattcatttgattctttatttctttatgaaCACTTTTTACCAATGACATTTGTATTTGTGATTGTAATCTGACATATATAGAGAAATTCAGGTTTCATTGATTGAAGTTCAAGCTATTACATTGAACTTCATGGTGAAAATAATGTATTAAGACAGAGCAAGTGTGTTATATATACCGAAATCAACTTTGTTTCTGGTCATATATTAGTATTTCTCAAGCTTGCACTCTGAAACAATTGTATTGTCCACTTTCTAGTGAAATATATTCTCTCTTAAATCTTGAATGGTGTTGCAACTTTGGAGTGAAACATGTTTATTGAGCACACAGAAATCTGTTCATTGAACAAAACATTTGTCATTCCTATGTTTTAGCTTCTGAATCTGACACCAAAGCACCAGCATGTGTTGGTGTGTGTTACTTGAATCTATGCATTA
Protein-coding sequences here:
- the LOC108341425 gene encoding probable L-type lectin-domain containing receptor kinase S.7 — translated: MFLRTTTTIFIIFIFIISICLFTTTATSTLSQNNTNFSFSFPSFTLRNITLLGDSFLRNGLVGLTLSTTVPASSSGTLFFNHPITTTPSFSLSTNFTFSITNTTTSATPSSTFSFFLNSSHTLLSLNFHPNQNHLTLDLSVSSNSSITNSTLVDLSTDIPITSWVDYHHTDKKKLQVFLNYSSPATSKPQNPVLSVDLDLYEYFKDSLYLGFSGSTQGSTELIQVMSWSLEFESNSHPLINGSSSPSNVAVEGIPVSSNSTQGSKNRGKRFLFGLCVAIVGPAFFCLVLVVLGYVSFLKWRGLRKKKGFGTVGCCPKEFGYKEVKLATKGFHASRVIGNGSFGTVYKALFESSGTIAAIKRSRQYDGKTEFLAELSIIASLRHKNLVQLLGWCVEKGELLLVYEYMPNGSLDKVLYQECEGGSPNRVLSWVHRVNIAVGLASVLSYLHQECEQRVIHRDIKTGNILLDGSMNPRLGDFGLAKLMDHDKSPVSTLTAGTMGYLAPEYLQCGMATEKTDVFSYGVVVLEVACGRRPIEREGQKMVNLVDWVWGLHSQGRIIEAADRRLNGEFKEGEMKKLLLLGLSCANPDSAQRPSMRRVLQILNNEGGVSLVVPKEKPTLTFSSGLPLSLEDIVSDAEEELNSGQVVCEIKID